From a single Thermothielavioides terrestris NRRL 8126 chromosome 3, complete sequence genomic region:
- a CDS encoding uncharacterized protein (Contains conserved domains: pfam00439, Bromodomain, Bromodomain and smart00576, BTP, Bromodomain transcription factors and PHD domain containing proteins.) has translation MSMSNGHQAWRPPTAGHVGSSGRAPHAGVDDGPARTLTPSDNPLALMPEASEPVDDDHRRALFADLFRRSEARLALLFGDNGEYNEGAIAALKRAPTPPAPLIPPATDHTPIQEPPRKRAKRVIDEDDYGDDDEDEEDERESAGRGAQTPQALHSKHANDAAARTLLSPSKSGSSPVQSIPSPGKQPDKRRDDAPQAQAKSSEDARKELEEARNATEEAAKRSFHTLFHTLENDRIAMLEQQQLDESEKQLQAEMDKTSHGHTSQPGQNHGSLSSANLGASSLTLKHLIARIDMKRDQVRASDAELRSLMNEVRKNRSKWASEENVGQEELYEALEKVLSELKAHTEYSTPFLNRVNKRDAPDYYNFIKQPMDLGTMTKKLKNLQYKSKAEFVYDLNLIWDNCLKYNQDMGHPLRRMANGMRKEAEKLIPLIPDLVIRPRAEVEAEERRKQNGGEDDAGEDSDDEPIMSSRGRKAGTKGTNKSRKAPSDQNQGKEGTPNVEQKPVLQLNGLLAKSHREGSEVDGSNGFATPPIGGSLTPSGLNGHSGVSNADAMDIDGPSLNGIALGQALGEAAEQIYEDEAYKIWKQVTKKDRALIAKERYQLFAGNKLNIDEPALLRSKAGMRRFLKSRREAEALGLVPHSAHFDASAASSKYGAKAPETLAEGMEDEAERSVPSYYEPQTIIPDIDPKLQWIEDGEGQVINQHEDMLRVVPPGHFVSPQSRLTQKIDANIKQLQETRKLCSKIGVIKQMQIQTHQVYTNQFPKYNPEPFVEADIEPHFLAGEGPVMAGETCRSALQRSVAKLFYHAGFEELQPSALDTITDIAGDYFQKLVRTFNVYREAEKKPATGVWAERGARFQPRFTPEEVILHTLNENGHDVDSLESYARDEVERLGTKLAQIHERMKAHLTDLLRPALTDGTADGSGAFNDGSEQFIGGDFAEELGEDFFGFKALGLDKDLGLEMLSVPLHLLQSRVRSQYQMQTQTAGTAAADLFEPLPPPEPVTRETIQAQIGLVKNFFLAKLHANGDQPLVEDEDLPVKQRRARPRLGATGKIVSPQKRSPREQIALAKKKKKLESGLAQVTDGAGSGPAAGAAAAVGGGTAAGKGGGGGGGSAQNPAVLAPAPAPVPELGTADSASQATTDKEEAATGMMSPESLEQR, from the exons ATGTCCATGAGCAACGGCCATCAAGCCTGGCGCCCGCCGACTGCCGGCCATGttggcagcagcggccgggcgcCCCATGCCGGCGTGGACGATGGTCCGGCGCGGACACTGACGCCCAGCGACAACCCGCTCGCGCTGATGCCTGAGGCATCCGAacccgtcgacgacgaccatCGGCGCGCCCTCTTCGCCGATCTGTTTCGCCGCTCCGAGGCGAGGTTGGCGCTGCTGTTTGGCGACAACGGCGAATACAACGAGGGTGCCATCGCCGCTCTGAAGCGAGCGCCGACTCCGCCCGCGCCCCTGATCCCCCCCGCGACGGACCACACGCCCATCCAAGAGCCGCCGCGCAAGCGGGCGAAGCGTGTCATTGACGAAGACGACTACGGCGATGATGACGAAGATGAAGAGGACGAGCGCGAGAGCGCCGGCCGTGGTGCGCAGACGCCGCAGGCCCTGCACTCCAAGCATGccaacgacgccgccgcccggacCCTGCTGTCGCCGTCCAAGTCCGGGAGCTCGCCGGTCCAGTCCATCCCGTCACCCGGGAAACAGCCCGATAAGCGGCGAGACGATGCGCCGCAAGCACAAGCCAAGTCCTCCGAGGATGCACGCAAAGAATTGGAAGAGGCGCGCAATGCGACCGAGGAGGCGGCTAAGCGGAGCTTCCACACGCTCTTCCACACGCTCGAGAACGACCGCATTGCCatgctcgagcagcagcagctcgacgagtcCGAGAAGCAGTTGCAGGCAGAGATGGACAAGACGAGCCACGGCCACACGAGCCAGCCGGGCCAAAACCACGGCTCGCTGAGCAGCGCAAACCTCGGCGCGTCAAGTCTCACCCTGAAGCACCTCATCGCAAGGATAGACATGAAGCGCGACCAGGTCCGCGCGTCCGACGCCGAGCTCCGCTCGCTGATGAACGAAGTGCGCAAGAACCGGAGCAAGTGGGCCAGTGAGGAGAACGTCGGCCAGGAGGAGCTCTACGAAGCGCTCGAGAAGGTGCTCAGCGAGCTCAAGGCGCACACCGAATACTCAACCCCTTTCCTCAACAGAGTCAACAAGAGAGATGCGCCCGACTACTACAACT TCATCAAGCAGCCCATGGATCTCGGCACAATGACCAAGAAGCTCAAGAACCTCCAGTACAAGTCCAAGGCGGAATTTGTCTACGACCTTAACCTCATCTGGGACAATTGCCTTAAGTACAACCAGGACATGGGCCATCCCCTCCGCCGCATGGCCAACGGCATGCGCAAGGAGGCCGAAAAGCTGATCCCCCTCATCCCGGACCTCGTCATCCGGCCGAGAGCCGAAGTCGAAGCCGAAGAGCGCCGGAAACAAaacggcggcgaggatgaTGCCGGAGAagacagcgacgacgagccgaTAATGTCGTCTCGGGGTCGCAAGGCGGGCACTAAAGGGACCAACAAGTCCCGAAAGGCGCCGTCGGATCAGAACCAAGGGAAAGAAGGCACCCCAAACGTGGAGCAGAAGCCGGTGCTGCAGCTTAACGGACTCCTCGCGAAATCCCACCGGGAAGGCTCGGAAGTGGACGGCAGCAACGGCTTCGCTACGCCCCCGATTGGCGGCTCTCTGACCCCGAGCGGCCTGAACGGGCATTCTGGCGTCAGCAACGCCGATGCCATGGACATCGACGGGCCGTCGCTGAACGGCATAGCCCTCGGCCAAGCACTTGGCGAAGCGGCAGAACAGATTTACGAGGATGAGGCATACAAGATATGGAAGCAGGTCACCAAGAAAGACCGCGCTCTCATCGCTAAGGAGCGCTATCAGCTGTTCGCCGGCAACAAGCTCAACATTGATGAGCCCGCTCTCTTGAGGAGCAAGGCCGGAATGCGCCGCTTCCTAAAGTCTCGGAGAGAGGCCGAAGCCCTCGGGCTCGTGCCCCACAGTGCCCATTTCGACGcttcggcggccagctccaAATACGGAGCCAAGGCGCCCGAGACGCTCGCCGAGGGCATGGAGGACGAAGCCGAGCGGTCGGTCCCTTCGTACTATGAGCCGCAGACAATCATTCCCGACATCGACCCGAAGCTGCAATGgatcgaggacggcgagggccaGGTCATCAACCAGCACGAAGACATGCTCCGGGTCGTTCCCCCGGGGCACTTTGTCTCGCCGCAGAGTCGACTGACGCAAAAGATCGACGCGAACATAAAGCAATTGCAAGAAACGCGCAAGCTGTGCTCCAAGATCGGCGTCATCAAACAGATGCAAATTCAAACTCAC CAGGTATACACGAATCAGTTTCCCAAATACAATCCCGAACCCTTCGTAGAAGCCGACATCGAGCCTCATTTCCTCGCCGGGGAAGGCCCCGTCATGGCGGGCGAAACGTGCAGGTCCGCGTTGCAGCGCTCGGTGGCGAAGCTCTTTTACCACGCCGGCTTTGAGGAGCTGCAGCCCTCGGCGCTCGACACCATCACGGACATTGCGGGCGACTACTTCCAGAAGCTGGTCCGCACGTTCAACGTCTACCGCGAAgccgagaagaagccggccaCCGGGGTGTGGGCCGAGAGAGGCGCCCGCTTCCAACCGCGCTTCACGCCCGAGGAGGTGATCCTACACACGCTCAACGAGAACGGCCACGACGTCGACTCGCTGGAGAGCTACGCgcgcgacgaggtcgagcggCTCGGTACGAAGCTCGCCCAGATCCACGAGCGCATGAAGGCGCACCTCACGGacctgctgcggccggcgctCACGGACGGCACCGCCGACGGCTCGGGCGCCTTCAACGACGGCAGCGAGCAGTTCATCGGCGGCGActtcgccgaggagctcggcgaggattTCTTCGGCTTCAAGGCGCTCGGACTCGACAAGGACCTCGGGCTCGAGATGCTCTCGGTGCCGCTGCACCTGCTGCAGTCGCGGGTGCGCAGCCAGTACCAGATGCAGACGCAGacggccggcaccgccgcggccgacctgttcgagccgctgccgccgccggagcccGTCACGCGCGAGACCATCCAGGCCCAAATCGGCCTCGTCAAGAACTTCTTCCTCGCCAAGCTGCACGCCAACGGCGACCAGccgctcgtcgaggacgaggacctgCCCGTTAagcagcggcgcgcccgtCCGCGTCTCGGCGCCACCGGCAAGATCGTCTCGCCCCAGAAGCGCAGCCCTAGGGAGCAGATCGCCctggccaagaagaagaagaagctcgAGAGCGGCCTCGCCCAGGTCACCGACGGCGCCGGTTCCGGCCctgccgctggtgctgctgctgctgtcggcgGTGGTACGGCCGCCGGCaagggcggtggcggcggcggcggcagtgc CCAGAATCCGGCCGTGCTTGCGCCTGCTCCCGCGCCTGTGCCGGAGCTGGGGACGGCGGACTCGGCGAGCCAGGCGACGACGgacaaggaggaggcggccacGGGCATGATGAGTCCCGAGAGCTTGGAGCAGCGGTGA